GCAACACGAAAATCAGCGCCAGGGCCAGCGGCACCGCCACGCCCAGCCGTTCCTTGGCCTCCAGCAGGTTCTGGAACTCGCCGCCGTAAGTGATGGTGTAGCCGGGCGGCAGCTTTATCTGGCCTTTAATCTTCTGCTGGATTTCGTCTACAATGCTCTGCACATCGCGGTTGCGCACGTTAAAGCCAATGGTGATGCGGCGGCGGGTGCCATCGCGCTGAATCTGGTTGGGGCCGTCTTTCATCTCCACCTTGGCCACGTGCTGCAACGGAATCTGCAGGCCGGCGGCGTTGCTCACGTACAGCTTCTGCACATCTGAAATGTCTTGCCGGTTCTGTTGGTTCAGCCGCACCACCAGGTCAAAGCGCCGTTCGCCTTCGTACACCTGCCCCGCCGATAAGCCCGCGAATGCCGCCGTGACGGTGCGGTTTACGTCTTGCACGGTTAGGCCGTAGCGGGCCATCTGGGCCCGGTCATAGGCCACCACCACCTGCGGCAGGCCGCTCATTTCTTCAATGTACAAGTCCTGCGCGCCGGAGATGGGCTCTATCAGCTTGCCTACTTTGTTGGCGTATTTGGCCAGCTGGTCCACGTCTTCGCCGTAGATTTTGAGCACCACGTCTTGCCGCGCCCCGGTCATTAATTCATTAAACCGCATTTGAATGGGTTGCTGCACGCCAAACGTGGCCATGGGCAGGTTCTGGTGCAACACTTCTGACATTTGGTTGGCCAGGTCAATGCGGTTGTCGGCGCTGGTCCAGTCTGCCTGTTCTTTGAGCACCACAATCATATCGCCCAGTTCCACGGGATTGGGCTCGGTGGGTACTTCGGCGGAGCCGATTTTAGTGACCACTTTCTCCACCTCCGGGAATTTCTCTTTGAGCAGCTTGGAGGCTTTCTGCACCACGGCAATGGTCTCGCTCAGGGAACTGCCGGTAAGCACGCGGGTTTCAATGGCAAAATCGCCTTCGGTGAGGGACGGAATAAACTCGCCGCCCATGCGGGTGAACAAAATCAGACTGATGGCAAACAAGCCCACCGCCAATGCCAACACCAATACCTTGGCCTTTAGCGCAAAATTCAGAAGCGGCTGGTACGCCCGGTTAATAGCGTTCATGATTTTGTCTGAGATGTTCTCTTTGTGCACCGTGTTGCGGCTCAATACCAGCGAGGCCATCATGGGCACGTAGGTCAAGGACAACAAAAAAGCGCCCAGAATGGCGAAGGAAACGGTTTGGGCCATGGGCTTGAACATCTTGCCTTCAATGCCCACCAGCGCCAGAATGGGCAGGTACACAATCAGGATAATGATTTGCCCGAACGCAGCGAAGCCCATCATCTTGCCCGCCGAGTTCTGAACTTCGTCGTCCATCTGCTGGCGGCTGAGCCTTTTGATGCCCGCCTCGGCGTAGTTGCTGATTTGGATGCGGTGAATGACAGCCTCCACAATAATCACGGCCCCGTCCACAATCAACCCGAAGTCCAGCGCCCCCAGGCTCATCAGGTTCCCAGACACACCGAACACGTTCATCAGAGAAATAGCGAACAGCATGGCCAGCGGAATCACCGACGCCACCAAAAGTCCCGCCCGCCAATTGCCCAGCAGCAGCACCAGCACGAAGACCACAATCAACGCGCCTTCAGCGAGGTTTTTCTCCACGGTACTAATGGCGCGGTCCACCAATTTGGAGCGGTCCAGGAACGGTTCCAGCACCACGCCCTGGGGCAGGGTTTTCCTGATTTCGGCAATCTTGTTTTTCACGCGGGTGATGACCTCCGAGGAATTTTCGCCTTTGAGCATCATGACAATGCCGCCGGCCACCTCGCCGTGTTCGTTCACCATGGCGCCGTAGCGGATGGCCGAGCCCTCGCGCACCTCGGCCACGTCTCTTACCAACACCGGCGTGCCATTCTGGGTAGTTTTAATGACAATTTGCCCGATGTCTTCCTGGGTTTTTACCAGGCCTTCGGTCCGGATGAAGTAGGCGTTGGGCGCTTTCTCAATGTAGGCGCCGCCCGCGTTGCCGTTGTTCTGCTCCAGCGCGGTAAACACGTCAGAAATGGTGAGGTCGAAGCTGCGGAGCCGCTCGGGTTGCAGCGCGACCTCATACTGCTTCAGCTTGCCCCCGAAACTACTGACTTCGGCCACGCCGGGCGTGCCCAGCAGTTGCCGCCGCACAATCCAGTCCTGAATGGTGCGCAGCTCGGTGGCGTCATATTTGGCCTCGAAGCCGGGGGCGGGATGGAGTTCGTACTGGTAAATCTCGCCCAGACCAGAGGAAACCGGGGCCAGCGTGGGCGTGCCCATGCCGTCGGGAATCTGTTCTTCGGCCTCTTTCAGTTTCTCAGTAATTTGCTGGCGGGCCCAGTAAATGTCGCGGTCCTCGTCAAACACCACCGTCACCAAAGACAGCCCGAAGCGCGAGAACGACCTTATTTCCGTAATGCCTGGCACGCTGGCCACGGCCAATTCCACGGGGAACGAGATGAACCGCTCCACGTCCTGCGCGCCCAGCGCCGGCGACACCGTGATGACCTGCACTTGGTTGTTGGTAATATCGGGCACGGCGTCAATGGGCAGGCGCTGCACATTGTACACGCCCCACGCCACCAGCGCCACCGTCAGCAGCCCCACCACCAGCTTGTTTTGGATGGAAAAGGCAATTATTTTCTGTAACATGTTTTTGAAAAGGAATGAAGCCAACCGTGGCGCGCGGGGCGCGATGGCGGCGAATTAGCTAGAAACTTCAGCAGGATTTCAGCTTAAGGTTTCCGGGAATAGGGAATTGTTGGCGCAGACGCTCGCAGGTCCTCCAGACGCTACGAGGTCTTTTGAGCGGACGTTTTCGGGCTCATTTCTGGAAATGAAGCCGAAAACGGAAGTTCCAGTAATAAAAACAGAACTGAAAGAACTTGCCCTTTCTTTGTCATCTCGGTTGCAAACTGCAAAAGCACTTTTTAAACGCTATTCTAATTCGCCCAAAAGGTCCTTTCAGGATGACAAAAGAGAAGAAGTGGCTCGGTTTGCAAAGTAAAATCGACTTAAAGCGAAAATCCTGCTTTCATAAATTCAGCCTTTTGAAATCAGCCAGAAGTCAAGCTCAACTCACCAACAAAAAAGAAGTGCTTACGCGAATTGGGGAGGTTGCCAGATACTGCCGGTAAAGGCGTCGGGCACGCGGGGTTGCGTTAAAGGAATGAATTGCTGCGGCTCTGGGGCGGTGTTTACCCTAAACGGCGATTGGAACATGGGCATGGCCACAAAATAGTCGTACGCCGAGTTGCCCATCTGCTTGAGCGGAAGCTGGTCGTGGTTTTCTGAGCGGGTGTTTTCCTCGCCCTGGTAATGCATGTGCAGGAATTCGGTGAAACTCAGTTGACCGTTCAGGGCCACGTGGGTTTGGTAGTGCTGCAGCATGTAAGACACCTTGGAAAGCTCGTGCAGGTCTGAGTTGGGCAAAAGAGAGCCCAGAAACAGATACACGGCAAGAAAGAGAATTCTGGCTTTCAAGGTTGGGGAAGTCTTTTGACAAAGGTAGGGAATATTTTCAGGAGTAGCCTTAAGCTGTCAGCCCAGAGAAAAGGCAGAGGTAAGATTTCCGTTTTCGGCCTCGTTTCTGAAAATGAAGCTGAAAACGGGAATTTTGTCTTTAGAATTTGCACGCATTCCGCTTCCCTTTGAAGGGGGTAGGGAGATGATGGCGCGTGTTGCTTCCGTTCTTGCCATAAGTTTAGCGCTAGCATAATGGTTGCTGCCTACACGGTAAGTTTATAAATTTACGTAAGTCAATAGACTTACAAGTGCAAAACCACAAGTTACGCTAGCGCTAAACTTGCGGTATATAGGGGCAGAAAGGAATGCGATGGATTCTTTTATGGATTCTTTTAAAGAAATTCAGCACGAGTTATCATCCCCCTACCCCCTTCAAAGGGGGACGAAATGCGTGGAATAGCAGCAGCACAAAAGACCTCGTAGTGTGCGAAGCTCCTACGAGTGTCTCTGCCAACTGCTGTTTTCGGCCTCGTTTTCAGAAACGAGGCCAAAAACAGAAACGCCCGCCGGAAATGAAATCCAGCGGGCGTTCCCGGTTCTAAAAAATTGGCAGACTACGCAGTTGCCGTAGCAGCCTTATCTGAAGTGGCTTTTCCTAGTTTCGCAGCTTTGGTGGCTTCGTTCTTGGCTTTCTTAGGACGGGCGTTGCCAAATGAACCCATGCTGATTTTACCTTTTTTACTTTTCGGATCTCCTTTTCCCATGACGGTACTTATTTTAATGAATGTGGTTGAACAATAGGTGACAAGTTGTCTTTTATGAGAAACTTGGCGTGAAAGTTACGAACTCTACGCAGTAAGCGCAAATTTAACCTTTGTTTTCGGCTCTATTTTGAGAAACGAGGCCAAAAACGCATTGGCAAACAGGCTTCTAAATGCCGTTGCGTTTGGTTACCTTTGCGGATTGGCCTCCCGGTGTTTTTCTAATCGCGCAACAGAATTATTCCTGCGCGGTTTATGTTCTGGAGAGGCTATTATTCCATATGACAGAAGACAACTTCCAAGATTCAGAGATAGACGCATTAGATGCCCGTGAGAACATCATCATCAAGCGGGCCCGCGTCCATAATTTAAAGAACCTGAGCGTGGCCCTTCCGCGCAACCAGTTCATTGTGGTCACCGGCCTTTCGGGCTCCGGCAAATCGTCCCTGGCCTTTGACACGCTCTACGCCGAAGGCCAGCGCATGTACGTGGAAAGCCTGAGTTCCTACGCCCGCCAGTTTTTGGGGCGTATGGACAAGCCCGATGTGGATTACATACGCGGCATCAGTCCGGCCATTGCCATTGAGCAGAAGGTGAGCATCCGGAACAACCGCTCCACGGTAGGCACCAGCACCGAGATTTACGATTATCTCAAGCTGCTGTACGCCCGCATAGGAAAGACCATTTCGCCGGTGTCTGGGAACGAAGTCAAGAAAGACACTGTGAGCAGTGTGGTGGATTTTCTGATGACCCAGCCCGACGGCACGCGCCTCATGATTCTGGCCCCGCTCAAGCAAAGCAAAGAACGAAAACTCAGCAAAGAACTGGACTTGCTTTTGCAGAAAGGCTATTCTAGAGTATTGCTCAACGGTGAACCGTTTTTCATTGAAGAACTAATAGCCGAAGGAAAGCCAGAACCCAAAGGCGAAGTATTCATTCTGATTGACCGCACCGTAGTACGCCATGACGAGGAAGCCGAGAACGTGCAGATGCGCCTGGCCGACTCCGTGCAGACCGCGTTCTATGAAGGCCACGACGAATGCCACATTCAGATGGGCGAAGAAAAGCGCGTGTTCTCCAATCGCTTTGAGCTGGACGGAATGGTGTTTGAGGAGCCCAGCGTCAACTTCTTCAGCTTCAACAACCCCTACGGCGCCTGCCAAACCTGCGAAGGCTGGGGCAGCGTGTTGGGCATTGACCCAGACCTGGTCATTCCAGACAAAAGCCTCACCGTGTTTGAGGGAGCCGTGGCCCCGTGGCGCACCGAGAAGCAGAACGAATGGCTGCAGCCCTTGATTAAAAACGGGATTCGGTTTGATTTTCCTATTCACCGGCCCTACAATGAATTAACCGAAGAACAGCAGGAACTCCTCTGGAAAGGCAACAAGTACTTCTCGGGCCTCACAGATTTCTTCAAGCACATTTCGGGACAGACGCACAAGATTCAGTACCGCGTGCTGCTTTCCCGCTATCGCGGCCGCACCACCTGCCCAGATTGCAAAGGCAGTAGATTGCGCAAAGACGCCAGCTACGTGAAAGTGGCGGGCAAAAGCATCACAGATTTAGTCTTGATGCCCGTGACCAAAACGCTGGAGTTTTTCCAAGGCCTGGAACTGAGCGCCAACGACCAGGCCATTTCAGACCGATTAGTCACCGAAGTCACCAACCGCCTCAGTTATTTGGTGCGCGTGGGCCTGGGCTATTTGACCTTGAACCGACTTTCCAATACTTTGTCTGGTGGCGAGAGTCAACGGATTAACTTAGCTACTTCCCTCGGGAGCGCCTTGGTGGGCTCTATGTATATCTTAGATGAACCCAGCATCGGGCTGCACCCCAAAGACGCTGACCAGTTGATTGGCGTACTCAGAACCTTGCAGCAGATGGGCAACACCGTGATTGTGGTGGAGCACGAGGAAGGCATGATGGAAGTGGCAGACCAAGTGCTGGACATCGGCCCAGAGGCTGGTTCCGGTGGCGGAAATCTTATGTTCCAGGGTACGTTCCAGGACTTGCTCAAAAGCGACACCTACACTGGTCGTTACCTGAGTGGCCGCATGGAAGTGCCCGTTCCAACACAGCGCCGGCCGTGGCGCAACTGCGTGGAGATTCATGGTGCCCGTGAGAACAACCTCAAGAACGTGACCGTGAAAATGCCGCTGAACGTGATGACCGTGGTCACCGGCGTGAGCGGCTCGGGTAAGTCCACCTTAATCAAGAAAATCTTAGCGCCGGCGCTGATAAAATCCCTAGGCGGCCACGCCGATGCCACGGGGAAATTCGACAAACTCAGTGGCGACATCAACAAGGTGGCGCACGTCGAGTTCGTGGACCAAAACCCAATTGGCAAGTCGTCGCGCTCCAACCCGGTGACCTACGTGAAAGCGTATGACGCCATCCGGACCATGTACGCCGACCAGGCCTTGGCGAAGGCGCGCGGGTTCAAGCCGTCGCACTTTTCCTTTAACATTGAGGGCGGTCGCTGTGAAGTCTGTCAGGGCGAAGGCCAGGTGAAGATTGAGATGCAGTTCATGGCTGATATTTACCTCACCTGCGAGGCCTGCGAAGGCCAGAAGTTCAAACAAGACATTCTGGACATTCAGTACAAAGAGCGAAACATCTCCCAAGTGCTGGACATGACCATTGATGACAGCCTAACTTTCTTCAAAGACCAGCCCAAGATACTGGAGAAACTCAAACCGCTGCAAGACGTGGGCCTGGGCTACATCAGATTGGGGCAGAGCAGCAACACCTTGTCGGGCGGCGAAGCGCAACGCGTGAAGCTGGCCTCGTTCCTGACCAAAGGCTCCACGCCGCACAACGGCAACATCCTGTTCATCTTTGACGAACCCAGCACCGGCCTCCACTTCCATGACATCAGCAAACTCCTGACCGCGCTGAACGCCCTGGTAGAAAACGGCAACACCGTCCTGGTGATTGAGCACAACATGGACATCATCAAATGCGCCGACTGGATTATTGACCTCGGCCCCGAAGGCGGTACCAATGGCGGTCACCTGCTCTTTGAAGGCACCCCAGAAGATTTGGCCAAGCAGTCAGAAGAGAACCACACCGCCAAGTATCTGAAACCGAAGTTGTAAGGAAAGCCGTTTTCGGCCTCGTTTCCAGAAATGAAGCCGAAAACGGAAATTCTTGGTAGACCTGTGAGGTTTTCATAACCTCACAGGTCTTTTTGTTTCCTCAATTTTCAGTACTTTGCTTGTATGATGAAGGCGAAATATATACTGTTGCTGTTAGTGTTGATTCCGCTGTTGGCGGCAGGTTATTTCTTGAAGAGGCGGTACGATAAACCAATTCTGTTAGCGAATGCGGAAGCACAGGTGCAGAATTTGGCGAAGAAGAATTCCTTTCAGAATGGCGACTTAATTTTCCACACGTCTCGTTCAGCGCAGAGTCAGGCCATTCAAGTGGCCACCAAGTCTAAATACAGCCACTGCGGCATCATCTACCAAGAAAACGGCGCCTATTATGTTTTTGAGGCGGTGCAGCCAGTTTCCAGCACACCCTTAGCTAAATGGATAGCCCGCGGCGAAAACGGTCATTTTGTGGTGAAACGCCTGAAAAACGCTGAGCAGGTGTTAACGCCCTCAGTACTAGCCAAAATGAAAAAGGAAGGTAATGCGTTGGCCGGCAAAGACTATGACCTCACCTTTGAATGGTCAGATGATAAAATTTACTGTTCAGAACTTATTTGGAAAGTGTACCAACGCGCCACCGGTTTGCAAATTGGGAAACTGGGACAGCTGAAAGACTTTGACTTAAGCGCCAAACCCGTGCAGGCCAAAATGAAAGAGCGTTATGGAAACAATATTCCATATGATGAGAAAGTAATTTCGCCAGCCAGCATGTTTCAATCAGAATTGCTGGAGACAGTTGTAGAAAAGTAAATATGAAGAAGCTGTATCTGCTCTGCCTGTTCATGAATTTTATTACCGTTTTAGGGTATGCTCAACAAGGTTCAAGTTCTGGGCTAATCACTACCGTTGAGGCAAACAACAAATGGCTAGATAGTCTGGAGACACTTCCATTGAGAGGAAAAATTGAGGCGCTAACATTTAGGATGGTACAGGACACAGCGGTAATGGTGCTTCGGTCAATGCCGGACAGAATTTCAGCCAAACAGATTAGAGTAGCTAAACCAAACAAAATCATAACAGATTGTAAACCAATTATTATTGTGAATGGCAAATTGTTGGGATATGAAGAAACTTCATCCTCTTATGTAATGAAAATTGCTAGCATATTAATTGACGCTAGAGTAAAAAAACTGGAAGTTATACGCGGCGCAGTGCCTTCAGCCATTTACGGTTATAGAGCTGAGTGCGGCGTATTGGCAATTGAGCTAAGCAAAAAGTCTTTCAAAAAACTGGAAGCGCTAGCTAAGTAAGATTCCTTCCCTTTCCTTCAACCCAAATCCTGTCAATTCACTAACTTAGCGGCTGGCGCAGACTTTCGTTTTCGGCTTCATTTTCAGAAATGAGCCCGAAAACGCAGGGTACGCCCTATCACCCAAAACCAACCCCTATGAGAAAGAACATTGTTGCCGGCAACTGGAAAATGAACAAAACCGACCAAGACGCGCAGGCGCTGGTGAGCGAGATTGACAACATGGTCAGAGACGAAGTCACCACAGACAACGTGGACGTGATTGTGACGCCGCCGTTTCCGTTTCTGAGCGCAGTGGGCAAGTTGATTCAGGGCAACCCGCGTTTGCATTTGGCGGCGCAGGACGTGAGCGCGCATGAAAGCGGCGCATACACCGGCGAAGTGTCGGCGGCAATGCTCAAATCTGTAGGTGTGGAATATGTGTTGGTGGGCCACTCAGAGCGCCGCCAGTACCATAATGAAAGTGCAGATTTGCTTTTGAAGAAAATGAAAGCGGCGCTGGGCCAAGGCATCAAACCCATCTTCTGCTGCGGCGAACCGCTGGAAGTGCGGGAAGCCGAAGACCATTTCAAATACGTGAACGAACAGTTGAGAGACACGGTGGCGCATCTGAGCAACGAGGAGTTCGACAAGATTGTGATTGCCTATGAGCCTATCTGGGCGATTGGCACCGGCAGAACGGCCAGCAGCCAGCAAGCCCAGGAAATGCACGCCAGCATACGCGAAGAACTTTCCAGACTGTTTGACGCCGAGGCAGCCTTCAACAAAACCATTCTGTACGGCGGCAGCGCCAACCCCGGTAACGCCCAAGAACTGTTCGCGCAGCCAGACGTAGACGGCGGTTTGATTGGCGGGGCATCGTTGAAATCCAGAGACTTCACAGACATCATCAAGGGCTTTTAAGAAAAGTCCTGAGTTCTGAGTCGGGAGTTCTGAGTTAAAGCAATTTGTCAAAAGCGTTTTCGGGCTCATCTCTAGAAATGAGCCCGAAAACGCTTTGTTGTAATGTTACCCTGAAGCTTATTAAAAAGCTCCCCTCTCCGTGGGAGAGGGGCTGGGGGTGAGGTGCCCGTTTTTGCCTTCGTTTTCAAAATTGAGCCCGAAAACGCACGTTCTATCCATTCCCATCGTTTCCTTTAAATAGGCGGCCCTGAAAAGCTGCCACCAACCCAAGACATCACCATGGATTATATTGAAGTCACCATTACCGCCTCACCAGAAAACACTGAAATGCTGATCGCTGAATTAGGCGAACTGGGCTATGACACCTTCCAGGAAACCGAAGAAGGTTTTCAGGCCTATGTCACCGAAGATGTGTACTCAGAAGAGGCGTTGCAGGAAGTGCTGGCCCGCTACAGTTTTGCGGGTGCGTTTCCGTACGCGGTGAAAACCATCCCCAAGCAGAACTGGAACGAGGAATGGGAAAAGAACTTCGAGCCGCTGCTGATTTCCAACAAAGTCTCTGTGCGCGCCGATTTCCATCCCAAACCAGACGGCGTGGAATATGATGTGGTAATTACGCCTAAAATGTCGTTTGGCACAGGGCACCATGAGACTACCACGCTTATGATTGAGAACCAATTAACCCTGAATCACGTAGGCAAGCGCGTATTAGACATGGGGTGCGGCACCGGAATTCTGGCCATTCTAGCAGAACAGCTGGGCGCCACCAATGTTTTGGCCGTGGACATTGAGGACTGGACCGTGGAAAACGCCCAGGAAAACGCGGCCCGCAACGGCTGTCAAGCGCTGCAAGTGAAACTAGGCGATGCCGAAGTATTAACCGGCGAGGCGCCCTTTGATATAGTGTTGGCCAACATCAACCGCAACGTGCTCCTGGAAGATATTTCGGTGTACAGCCAGTTGCTCCCGGCCCAATGCCCCTTGGTATTGAGCGGCTTTTACACCGAAGACCTCCCCGTGCTGCAGGAAAAAGCAGCCGCGCATGGCCTCACCTTAGAGTCCCAGCGAAGCAAAAACAATTGGGTTTCAGCCATTTTCAGGAAAAACGGCTAATTTTCAGTATCTTATCTTCTTATGAAGCATCTTTCTTTATTTCTGGTTTTGGCGCTGGGTTGGGTAACGGGGTTTGCGCAGACCTATAAAGTGACCGCAGATAACCCGGAGCAGTTTCTGGTAGATGTGCGGGCCATGATGACCGCCACCAAGAACGAGGCCGCCCTGCAAGCCGCCACCGGCCTGGAGACCGCCTGGAACTCCGGCAAATTCAGCGCCGCCCAGAAAACCAAGGTGATGGACCTCACGCAGCAGATGCTCAAGAAAAAGCTGAAGTCAAGGCCGCATTTTGAGAACTTCTTCGGGGCGTTGGCCAGCAGTGTGAACGTGCACCAATACACCGGCGCCAACCTTGACAAGTTCCTGCACGTGACTGAACAGACCCTGCAAAAGCAAGATTACAAAGTCTTCGAGAAATTCCTGAGCAACTCCTACTTATTCCTAAGCTCCAAAACCTTGTACAAAGGCCCTAGCAACGGCATGCGCGTCTTGAGCGGAAGTTTCTCTTTTGATTACAAAGAAGGAAACGCAGACGCCGGTGGCGCACCCGCCTGGGGAGATGAACCCGCGCCTGCTCCGGCAGAGCCCGTGGTTAAAGTAGAACCCGCTGCTAAGGCTGCGCCTAAAAAAGCTGCCCCTGCCAAGAAAGTAGCCAAACAGGAAGACGCCTGGGATGCTTGGGAAGCCACTAAACCCAAACCCGTGGCAGATGACCCTTGGGCCGCCTGGGATCAACCCAAAAAGAAGCCCGTAAAAAAGAAAACAGCGCCAAAAACCGCCGCCAAAACTGCGGCAAAAACGCCGGCTAAGAAAGAGGAACCTGCCCCGGTAGTAAAAGAAGAACCCCTGACCCAGAAACGGTTTGAGTACTTCGCGCAGCCGCTACCCGTGTTGGCCGGACCTGTTATTGTCTTAGACAAAGCAGATTTGCTCTTCACCACGCCGTTTGACTCCGTGACCATTAAAGGAACCACCGGTGCCGTGTCTCTTAACGGAAACCAATACGTGGGCCAGGGCGGAAAATACTCCTGGAACACCCTGGGCGGTGTTGCCACCGCTGAATTCAAAGGCCTGGCCATTGACGTGTCAAAATCCGGGTTTAAAGCCGAAGACGTGTTGCTTAACCTGCCCACCGTGGCCGAAAATGACATCAGAGGAAATCTGGAGCATAAAATCATCAAGCCCAAAGCCAACGGTGAGAGCGGCTACCCACGGTTCATCTCCCATACCAATGATGCCAAAATCAAGCGCTTTGGGGCAGACATTCAGTACATAGGCGGTATGTCTCTGCACGGCAATACCTTGATGAGCGCTGCCTTAGACGGTAGTACCTCCAGCATTTGGGTGTCAGAAAGCGGGGTGCGCAAATTCAGGGCGTCGTCTAGAAACTATACCATCACAGACAGTTTGATCACAGCGCCGTTGGCCAGTATTGCGGTCTTCCAAGGCACAGACTCCATCACGCACCCGGGCACCAAATTCAAGTACAACAAAGACGCCAAGCGGTTGGTTTTGCTGAATCCAGACGGCTTGTACAAAATGACGCCCTACTCCCACTCGTACCACCAGATGGAACTGACCACAGACATGGCGGTGTGGGATTTAACCCAGCAAAAGATTGATTTCGCTATACTCACGGCCAAAAACCAGGTACCGGCGCAGGTCAACTCCAAAGAATACTACACAGAGACCCGTTTTCAGCAGATTAAGACCATTTCCAACTTCCACCCACTGTACGCGGCGGTAGGTTATGGTTTGCAGCAGGGCACGCGTGCGTTTCATATTGCGGAGATGTCTGAAAGCACCAAGATAAAACCAGAGACGCTCCACAATGCCTTGACCACGCTGGCCCAGGGCAGTTATGTAGACTATGACCCCAATACCGGAAATGTCTACCTGCTTGACAAAGCCTACCATTTTGTAGACGCATCAAGAAACAAGAAAGACTTTGATTACATCCATTTAAATGCGCTGTCGCCGGCCGGTAAGAATGCCACGCTTGACTTAACTACTGGTGACTTGGTGCTGCGCGGCGTGAAGAAGTTCACCTTCAGCGGTGACTCGGCCGTGGTGGCAGAGCCAGACAGCCAGATAGTGCGCATCCAGAAAAACCGCAACATTTTGTTCAACGGCCGTGTGAAATCGAACAACTTCACCTTTAAAGGGAAAGAGTTTCTGTTTGACTACAACGGGTTTTTCATAGACCTGGCCAAGATTGACTCCACGGTACTCACCACCCAGACCAAAGACAAAGCCGGTAAGCAGAAAGAAACGCCCTTTACCTTGGTAAGCCGGGGCGGCCAGGGTACGGCCAAACTCTACCTCAACAAAGCCGACAATAAATCTGGCCGCAAGCCGGCGCCTGGTTACCCGTCATTAGATGCGGTGTCTGGGGCCACGGTGTATTTCAACAAACCAGAGATTTTGGGCGGCGTGTATGATACCAGCGTGTACTTCAGCATTCCGCCGTTTAAGATTGACAGCCTCACCAGCAGCAAGGGCTCCGCGGTAGGGTTTAACGGCACGTTCCATTCGGGGGGCATCTTTCCGCCCATTGAAACCAAACTGTCTATTCAGCCAGACGGTGCCTTGGGGTTTGAGTACCTGGTGCCTAAATCTGGGTTTGATGTGTACGGCGGCAAAGGCAGATTCACAGACACGCTCACCATGAACACCAAAGGCTTGCAAGGCAAAGGCGTGCTCACCTACCAGACGGCCACCATGCATTCCCCGGCCTTTGTGTTCTTCGTAGATTCGGCCATTACCAATACGGGTACCAAAGGTAGTTTCAAAGGCGGTTCTGTGGCCCAGGGCTCTTACCCCAGCGGGGCTTTCAAAGGCTTCAGTATGAACTGGTGGCCGTACAAAGACACGCTGCAAGTGCATTCCAAAGGCAAAGAAGTGATGAGCCTGTTCAATGACCGGTTCACTTACAAAGGCATGCTGGGCTTTACCCCAAGTGCGCTGTTTGGCGATGGCGTGGCCGAAAACGCTGATGTGGCCATAAAATCGCCGTTGTTCATGTTCAAGAAAGGCTTGATTCATGGCAACCAGGCATCTATGGAAATCAACTCCTCAGACAAGACCAAACCAGCCCTCACCACCTATGATGTCTTTCTGGACTTTCATTTAGACGAAGGCTACGCCGAATATGCGCCAGAGCGGAAAGGCTTCGCCAGCACCGTGTTCCCGTTTGCGCAGTACAAGTCCAGCCT
This region of Rufibacter sp. LB8 genomic DNA includes:
- the uvrA gene encoding excinuclease ABC subunit UvrA gives rise to the protein MTEDNFQDSEIDALDARENIIIKRARVHNLKNLSVALPRNQFIVVTGLSGSGKSSLAFDTLYAEGQRMYVESLSSYARQFLGRMDKPDVDYIRGISPAIAIEQKVSIRNNRSTVGTSTEIYDYLKLLYARIGKTISPVSGNEVKKDTVSSVVDFLMTQPDGTRLMILAPLKQSKERKLSKELDLLLQKGYSRVLLNGEPFFIEELIAEGKPEPKGEVFILIDRTVVRHDEEAENVQMRLADSVQTAFYEGHDECHIQMGEEKRVFSNRFELDGMVFEEPSVNFFSFNNPYGACQTCEGWGSVLGIDPDLVIPDKSLTVFEGAVAPWRTEKQNEWLQPLIKNGIRFDFPIHRPYNELTEEQQELLWKGNKYFSGLTDFFKHISGQTHKIQYRVLLSRYRGRTTCPDCKGSRLRKDASYVKVAGKSITDLVLMPVTKTLEFFQGLELSANDQAISDRLVTEVTNRLSYLVRVGLGYLTLNRLSNTLSGGESQRINLATSLGSALVGSMYILDEPSIGLHPKDADQLIGVLRTLQQMGNTVIVVEHEEGMMEVADQVLDIGPEAGSGGGNLMFQGTFQDLLKSDTYTGRYLSGRMEVPVPTQRRPWRNCVEIHGARENNLKNVTVKMPLNVMTVVTGVSGSGKSTLIKKILAPALIKSLGGHADATGKFDKLSGDINKVAHVEFVDQNPIGKSSRSNPVTYVKAYDAIRTMYADQALAKARGFKPSHFSFNIEGGRCEVCQGEGQVKIEMQFMADIYLTCEACEGQKFKQDILDIQYKERNISQVLDMTIDDSLTFFKDQPKILEKLKPLQDVGLGYIRLGQSSNTLSGGEAQRVKLASFLTKGSTPHNGNILFIFDEPSTGLHFHDISKLLTALNALVENGNTVLVIEHNMDIIKCADWIIDLGPEGGTNGGHLLFEGTPEDLAKQSEENHTAKYLKPKL
- a CDS encoding YiiX family permuted papain-like enzyme, with the protein product MMKAKYILLLLVLIPLLAAGYFLKRRYDKPILLANAEAQVQNLAKKNSFQNGDLIFHTSRSAQSQAIQVATKSKYSHCGIIYQENGAYYVFEAVQPVSSTPLAKWIARGENGHFVVKRLKNAEQVLTPSVLAKMKKEGNALAGKDYDLTFEWSDDKIYCSELIWKVYQRATGLQIGKLGQLKDFDLSAKPVQAKMKERYGNNIPYDEKVISPASMFQSELLETVVEK
- the tpiA gene encoding triose-phosphate isomerase, with product MRKNIVAGNWKMNKTDQDAQALVSEIDNMVRDEVTTDNVDVIVTPPFPFLSAVGKLIQGNPRLHLAAQDVSAHESGAYTGEVSAAMLKSVGVEYVLVGHSERRQYHNESADLLLKKMKAALGQGIKPIFCCGEPLEVREAEDHFKYVNEQLRDTVAHLSNEEFDKIVIAYEPIWAIGTGRTASSQQAQEMHASIREELSRLFDAEAAFNKTILYGGSANPGNAQELFAQPDVDGGLIGGASLKSRDFTDIIKGF
- the prmA gene encoding 50S ribosomal protein L11 methyltransferase, with product MDYIEVTITASPENTEMLIAELGELGYDTFQETEEGFQAYVTEDVYSEEALQEVLARYSFAGAFPYAVKTIPKQNWNEEWEKNFEPLLISNKVSVRADFHPKPDGVEYDVVITPKMSFGTGHHETTTLMIENQLTLNHVGKRVLDMGCGTGILAILAEQLGATNVLAVDIEDWTVENAQENAARNGCQALQVKLGDAEVLTGEAPFDIVLANINRNVLLEDISVYSQLLPAQCPLVLSGFYTEDLPVLQEKAAAHGLTLESQRSKNNWVSAIFRKNG